The Fimbriimonas ginsengisoli Gsoil 348 genome window below encodes:
- a CDS encoding efflux RND transporter periplasmic adaptor subunit, whose translation MTLKRILLIVIPVVLLGALIAWRFKVNAAKASQAGVGGAPAGGGQRGGGAGGGRSGGGGGGGGGGTVTLGVAGPRQIESTIDTVGSVDSPYNVKLSPKTAGLIDFLEVREGAAVKAGQVLVKIDPREIEGQVLQQQAAVAEARSRLAQAQLTQGSTNVGITSQIRQQRAGVSSAQADFGQVRQNYAAQIAAAQSTVTDANAKIDAAESQVANAKANVVSAQANLANAQTKYNRIYSLYKQGFAPAQDVDDARTTVDVQKAALAVASGQVDAANSALRSAQAVRNSAQNQVRVLRLKEQADVAASRARVATAQAGLDVAAANRSQGPAYAANIAALRSTVAAAVAQLRQAEARRADTVLKSPIDGVVTARTADPGAIASTGTPVLTIQFLKWVYVSTSVPVEQSRTVVVGTPATFTVDALPGKTFDAHVAEVNPAADPQSRQFLVRFKVDNAAQQLRPGMFARVHIVLSKVDAAVAVPREAVKQTPQGPTVFVVDAQNTAHAVPVKLGAEDSNGYQILEGVKAGDRVVTLSYSPVRDGQKVRTGGGGGSRGSGGGEGGQGRRRRGGGSQ comes from the coding sequence ATGACCCTCAAGAGAATTCTCCTCATCGTTATTCCAGTCGTTCTCCTTGGCGCTCTCATCGCTTGGCGCTTCAAGGTTAACGCCGCCAAGGCGAGCCAAGCGGGCGTGGGCGGCGCTCCTGCGGGAGGCGGGCAAAGGGGCGGCGGGGCGGGTGGGGGCCGCAGCGGCGGTGGCGGTGGCGGAGGCGGCGGTGGAACCGTTACGCTGGGGGTCGCGGGACCTCGCCAGATCGAGTCGACGATCGATACCGTCGGTTCGGTCGACTCTCCGTACAATGTCAAGCTTTCGCCGAAGACGGCCGGTCTGATCGATTTCCTCGAGGTGCGCGAGGGGGCGGCGGTGAAAGCCGGCCAAGTCCTCGTCAAGATCGATCCCCGCGAAATCGAGGGTCAAGTTCTACAGCAGCAAGCCGCGGTAGCCGAAGCTCGATCGAGGTTGGCGCAAGCCCAGTTGACGCAGGGATCGACCAACGTTGGAATCACCTCGCAAATCCGCCAACAGCGCGCCGGCGTGAGCAGCGCCCAGGCCGATTTCGGTCAGGTTCGGCAGAACTACGCCGCCCAAATCGCGGCGGCGCAGTCAACGGTAACCGACGCAAACGCGAAGATCGACGCCGCCGAATCGCAGGTCGCCAACGCGAAGGCAAACGTCGTCAGCGCGCAGGCGAACCTTGCGAACGCGCAAACGAAATACAACAGGATCTATAGCTTGTACAAGCAAGGATTCGCTCCCGCCCAGGACGTGGACGACGCCCGAACCACCGTCGACGTCCAAAAAGCGGCACTCGCGGTAGCGTCTGGACAGGTGGACGCGGCAAACTCGGCGCTCCGTTCCGCCCAAGCGGTTCGGAACTCGGCCCAGAATCAAGTCCGCGTTCTTCGACTCAAGGAGCAGGCCGACGTGGCCGCATCGCGGGCCCGGGTCGCGACCGCGCAAGCCGGACTCGACGTCGCGGCGGCAAATCGCTCGCAAGGTCCCGCCTATGCGGCGAATATCGCCGCCCTCCGCTCGACCGTAGCCGCGGCGGTAGCCCAGCTTCGGCAGGCTGAAGCGAGGCGGGCGGATACCGTTTTGAAGTCTCCGATCGACGGCGTGGTGACGGCGCGGACGGCGGATCCGGGAGCGATCGCCTCTACTGGAACGCCGGTGCTCACCATTCAGTTTCTGAAGTGGGTCTACGTTTCGACCTCGGTTCCGGTGGAGCAAAGCCGGACGGTAGTCGTCGGAACTCCCGCGACGTTCACGGTAGACGCGCTGCCGGGCAAAACCTTCGACGCCCACGTCGCCGAGGTGAATCCGGCCGCCGATCCTCAAAGCCGCCAGTTCCTCGTCCGTTTCAAGGTGGACAATGCGGCTCAGCAGCTTCGACCTGGCATGTTCGCCCGCGTCCACATCGTGCTGAGCAAAGTGGATGCGGCCGTCGCGGTACCGCGGGAGGCGGTTAAACAAACGCCGCAGGGACCGACCGTCTTCGTCGTCGACGCACAAAACACCGCTCACGCGGTTCCGGTGAAACTCGGGGCGGAAGATTCGAACGGCTACCAGATCCTCGAAGGAGTGAAGGCGGGCGACCGCGTCGTCACCCTCTCCTATTCGCCGGTTCGCGACGGACAGAAGGTGCGTACCGGAGGCGGGGGCGGTTCCCGTGGCTCAGGCGGCGGCGAAGGCGGACAGGGACGCCGTCGACGCGGAGGCGGCTCTCAGTGA